One Oncorhynchus keta strain PuntledgeMale-10-30-2019 chromosome 11, Oket_V2, whole genome shotgun sequence DNA window includes the following coding sequences:
- the LOC118390045 gene encoding ras-related protein Rab-24-like — MTMRVDAKVVMLGKESVGKTSLVERYVHHRFLVGPYQNTIGAAFVAKPIQVGDKVVTLGIWDTAGSERYEAMSRIYYRGARAAIVCYDLTDTSSFQRARFWVKELQNCDKHCNIYLCGTKIDLIESDRGLRQVDYHDVQDFADEIGAKHFETSSKTGHNVDELFQKVAEDYNSISFQFLTEETGIDLGQKKDSYFSSCCHG, encoded by the exons ATGACCATGCGTGTGGATGCAAAAGTTGTTATGCTTGGGAAAGAGAGTGTGGGCAAGACCAGCCTTGTGGAGAGATATGTTCACCACCGCTTTCTTGTCGGCCCCTACCAGAAC ACTATTGGGGCTGCATTTGTTGCCAAACCAATCCAGGTGGGAGACAAGGTGGTTACACTGGGAATATGG GACACGGCTGGATCAGAGCGCTACGAGGCTATGAGTAGAATCTACTACAGAGGAGCCAGGGCTGCCATTGTCTGCTATG ATTTGACGGACACCAGCAGTTTCCAGCGAGCTAGATTCTGGGTGAAGGAGCTGCAAAACTGTGACAAG CACTGCAATATATACCTGTGTGGCACAAAGATTGACCTGATTGAGAGTGACCGGGGCCTGCGGCAAGTAGACTACCATGACGTTCAGGACTTTGCTGACG AGATTGGGGCTAAACATTTTGAAACATCCAGTAAAACAGGACACAACGTGG ATGAGCTGTTCCAAAAGGTTGCAGAGGACTACAACAGCATCTCCTTTCAATTCTTGACCG AAGAGACCGGTATTGACTTGGGTCAGAAGAAGGACTCTTATTTCTCTTCCTGCTGCCACGGTTAA